One segment of Bradyrhizobium sp. CB2312 DNA contains the following:
- a CDS encoding DUF6352 family protein → MKDFWIACGHHLLDRDESGGLCVTDEFLKAYFARPELMPPDDACPVERRLHRELLAGPRQPVGDDEIAAIADADARENWRFVLAFRDLLLRHPTLEAAYLATVRSRTNDLPPLFVNQLVHVILRNALDGCDDPFVPRAAELFFRPQRVLPHEQALLLGDDEVVGGQSPTPVLSLMSMLGAVTDAQLDVLNEENADEYWQRSDHFDMAFDLTAGDRGPHALAQAMGRWISHLLAVDVAIEPLRELQDEQLSWYVGLDTDATALGDRLWHGEQLDELSAGRVLALFRLTFADSGAAIANMQGEPVHLILAMTPDQKLRMKPQNLLTGLPIKRLEMVT, encoded by the coding sequence ATGAAGGATTTCTGGATCGCGTGTGGTCACCATCTGCTCGATCGCGACGAGAGCGGTGGACTCTGCGTCACGGATGAATTCCTGAAGGCTTATTTTGCCCGTCCCGAGCTGATGCCGCCGGACGACGCATGCCCGGTCGAAAGAAGGCTGCACCGCGAGTTACTCGCTGGTCCGCGCCAGCCAGTGGGCGATGACGAGATCGCTGCGATCGCCGATGCGGACGCACGCGAAAACTGGCGGTTCGTGCTCGCCTTTCGCGATCTCCTGCTGCGGCATCCGACGCTCGAGGCTGCTTACCTTGCTACGGTCCGGTCGCGGACCAACGATCTGCCGCCGCTATTCGTCAATCAGCTCGTGCACGTGATTCTGCGCAATGCGCTGGATGGCTGCGATGATCCATTCGTACCGCGTGCCGCCGAACTGTTCTTCCGGCCGCAGCGCGTCCTGCCGCATGAGCAGGCCTTGCTGCTCGGCGATGACGAGGTGGTCGGCGGCCAGAGCCCGACCCCAGTGCTCTCGCTGATGTCAATGCTGGGAGCCGTAACCGACGCCCAGCTTGACGTGCTGAACGAGGAGAATGCCGACGAGTATTGGCAGCGCAGCGACCATTTCGACATGGCGTTCGACCTCACCGCGGGTGACCGCGGCCCGCATGCGCTGGCGCAGGCGATGGGACGCTGGATTTCCCATCTGCTAGCGGTCGACGTCGCCATCGAGCCGTTGCGCGAGCTGCAGGATGAGCAACTCAGCTGGTATGTGGGGCTGGACACGGACGCCACGGCTCTCGGCGACCGTCTCTGGCATGGCGAGCAGCTCGACGAACTCAGCGCCGGACGCGTGCTCGCGTTGTTTCGCCTGACGTTTGCGGACAGCGGTGCAGCCATAGCGAATATGCAGGGCGAGCCGGTCCATCTCATCCTGGCGATGACGCCGGACCAGAAGCTCCGGATGAAGCCGCAGAATCTGCTCACGGGGCTGCCGATCAAACGCCTGGAGATGGTAACGTGA
- a CDS encoding 4Fe-4S binding protein, which translates to MRLDTAVIRRGCPNCEIKSFRHLCGAELGHFRAAAKADGPLTVACTQQAAQFSDEAGERPDEITFVNIRETAGWSRDGADTGAKMSALLAAAAIPRPDYPLVTMSSDGVILIYGRDEAAIEAGRLLADHLDVTVMLKQPTDITPPAATVFPIVKGTIRNAKGHFGAFEFTIDDYARPRPSSRDRFVFEPPRNAATSRCDLMLDLSGEPPLFPAHDLRDGYLRADPKDPAAVLRAVLAARDLIGSFDKPRYVDFTPGLCAHSRSKLTGCHRCLDLCPTGAITPAGDHVAVNAEVCAGCGQCAAACPTGAVSYALPPADTQLQILRAMLLTYHEAGGAHPVVMLHDSQHGTPLIDALARHGDGLPANVLPLAVNELTQVGLEAVIGAFAYGASAVRFLLRARPRHEVTGLLQTIAMAEAILAGLGFDGHRVATIETDDPDALGAQLGGIEMLATVEPPATFRTVGKRRDLLRFALSELHRLAPKPVDVIALPQGAPIGAISVKTDGCTLCLSCVSACPTGALRDDPERPVLKFVEDACVQCGLCQSTCPEKVITLKPQIDFRAARASTVVIKEEEPALCIRCGIPFGVKSTIDRIAAKLEGRHWMYPAGDKRLEALRMCADCRVILMSEQQFDPFQGVPERAPPRTTDDYLRRRENKD; encoded by the coding sequence ATGCGCCTCGACACGGCGGTGATCCGGCGTGGCTGCCCCAATTGTGAGATCAAAAGCTTTCGACATCTCTGCGGTGCGGAACTCGGTCATTTCCGCGCCGCCGCAAAAGCGGATGGCCCGCTGACGGTCGCCTGCACGCAGCAGGCGGCTCAGTTCTCCGATGAGGCCGGCGAACGCCCTGACGAGATCACTTTCGTCAACATCCGTGAGACGGCGGGCTGGTCGCGCGATGGCGCGGATACGGGTGCCAAGATGTCCGCGCTGCTCGCGGCGGCTGCGATTCCGAGGCCGGACTATCCGCTCGTCACGATGTCGAGCGACGGCGTCATCCTGATCTATGGACGCGACGAGGCCGCAATCGAGGCCGGACGGCTGCTTGCGGACCATCTTGATGTCACGGTCATGCTCAAGCAACCGACAGACATCACACCGCCTGCAGCGACGGTCTTCCCGATCGTGAAGGGAACCATCCGCAACGCGAAAGGACATTTCGGCGCCTTCGAGTTCACGATCGACGACTATGCGCGGCCCCGCCCCTCCTCGCGCGACCGCTTCGTGTTCGAACCCCCACGCAACGCCGCAACTTCGCGCTGCGATCTCATGCTTGACCTCTCCGGCGAGCCGCCGCTGTTTCCCGCGCATGATCTGCGCGACGGCTACTTGCGCGCAGATCCCAAGGATCCCGCCGCCGTGCTGCGTGCGGTACTTGCTGCGCGAGATCTCATCGGCAGCTTTGACAAGCCGAGATATGTCGACTTCACGCCCGGCCTTTGCGCACATTCGCGCTCGAAGCTGACCGGGTGCCATCGCTGCCTCGATTTGTGCCCGACCGGCGCGATCACGCCTGCTGGCGACCATGTCGCTGTCAACGCGGAAGTCTGCGCAGGCTGCGGGCAATGCGCTGCCGCCTGCCCCACGGGCGCCGTATCCTACGCGCTGCCGCCCGCCGATACCCAGTTACAGATCCTGCGCGCCATGTTGCTCACTTATCACGAGGCCGGCGGCGCGCATCCGGTGGTGATGCTGCATGACAGCCAGCACGGTACGCCGCTGATCGATGCGCTCGCCCGTCACGGCGACGGATTGCCGGCTAACGTGCTTCCCCTCGCCGTCAACGAGCTGACACAGGTCGGGCTCGAAGCGGTGATCGGCGCATTTGCCTATGGTGCGTCAGCCGTGCGTTTTCTGCTGCGCGCAAGACCGCGTCACGAGGTGACCGGACTATTGCAGACGATCGCGATGGCCGAAGCCATTCTTGCGGGCCTCGGATTCGATGGACACCGTGTCGCGACGATCGAAACGGACGATCCCGACGCGCTGGGTGCGCAACTGGGCGGAATCGAGATGCTTGCAACGGTCGAGCCGCCCGCGACCTTTAGGACTGTCGGAAAGCGGCGCGATCTGCTGCGATTTGCCCTCAGCGAATTGCACCGCCTGGCACCAAAGCCGGTCGATGTGATCGCTTTGCCGCAGGGCGCTCCGATTGGCGCGATCAGCGTCAAGACGGATGGCTGCACCCTGTGCCTATCCTGTGTTTCGGCGTGCCCGACCGGCGCGCTTCGCGACGATCCCGAGCGGCCTGTGCTCAAGTTCGTCGAAGACGCCTGCGTGCAATGCGGCCTGTGCCAGAGCACCTGCCCCGAAAAGGTCATCACGCTGAAGCCGCAGATCGATTTCCGCGCAGCGCGCGCGTCTACGGTCGTGATCAAGGAAGAAGAGCCCGCGCTGTGTATCCGTTGCGGCATCCCGTTCGGCGTGAAGAGCACGATCGATCGGATTGCGGCAAAGCTCGAGGGTCGGCACTGGATGTATCCTGCCGGCGACAAGAGGCTCGAGGCCTTGCGAATGTGCGCCGACTGTCGCGTCATCCTGATGAGCGAACAGCAGTTCGATCCGTTCCAGGGCGTGCCGGAACGCGCGCCGCCACGGACGACTGATGATTACCTGCGCCGACGCGAGAACAAGGATTAG
- a CDS encoding c-type cytochrome: MRLATLLLTASLLPALQPAQAQLAGHGGPVRAIAVSADGKTVLSGSFDTAAIRWSLATESAEQVLRFHSDAVNAVAFLGDGRMATAGADGQIAIWTPGRPQPDRVLEGHTGPIVGLAVSPDASELASASWDHTVRLWSLLDGTSRVLEGHSQNVNAVAFTPDRLSLVSVGYDLTARVWHLADGTSEIATLPASLNAVAIAPDGEIVAGAADGKLRMMTSDGRESGEVMAAAAPIVSLAVSHDGVLIAAAGIGGTVAIVDRKARSVLRTLVGPGMPVWSVAFLPDGATLLTGGADGKIRRWNVLTGEATGSNLLGTPADPLAAYAGDHGAEVFRACVACHTLSETEVQRAGPTLARLYGRKIASLPGYRFSEALKAMDIVWTPETVSKLFEIGPNAYTPGTKMPEQHIGSAEDRRALTDFLGRAASK; the protein is encoded by the coding sequence TTGCGCCTCGCGACCCTGCTTTTGACAGCATCGCTGCTCCCGGCGCTGCAACCCGCGCAAGCGCAGTTGGCGGGACACGGCGGACCTGTCCGTGCGATCGCCGTCTCGGCCGATGGCAAGACTGTTTTGTCGGGTAGCTTCGACACTGCAGCGATCCGATGGTCGCTGGCGACCGAGTCCGCCGAGCAGGTCCTTCGCTTCCATTCGGATGCGGTGAATGCGGTTGCCTTCCTCGGAGATGGAAGAATGGCAACGGCTGGCGCGGACGGCCAGATTGCGATTTGGACGCCAGGCCGGCCGCAGCCCGACCGGGTTCTCGAAGGCCATACGGGGCCCATTGTCGGGCTCGCCGTTTCGCCCGATGCGTCGGAGCTTGCATCGGCCTCGTGGGACCATACCGTGCGGCTATGGTCTCTTTTGGATGGTACGTCGCGCGTGCTGGAGGGGCATTCGCAAAACGTCAATGCCGTTGCCTTTACGCCGGATCGACTATCGCTCGTGAGTGTCGGCTACGACCTGACGGCGCGGGTCTGGCATTTGGCGGATGGGACATCGGAGATTGCAACGTTGCCGGCGTCATTGAACGCAGTTGCGATAGCGCCGGATGGCGAAATCGTCGCGGGCGCGGCAGACGGCAAGCTGCGCATGATGACCTCGGATGGCAGGGAGAGCGGCGAGGTCATGGCCGCCGCTGCGCCGATCGTGTCCTTGGCGGTTTCGCATGACGGCGTCTTGATCGCCGCGGCCGGAATTGGCGGAACCGTGGCGATCGTCGATCGCAAGGCGCGCAGCGTGCTGCGCACGCTCGTTGGGCCCGGAATGCCGGTCTGGTCAGTTGCGTTCCTGCCCGATGGCGCAACGTTGCTGACCGGCGGCGCCGACGGCAAGATCAGGCGCTGGAATGTACTAACTGGCGAAGCCACCGGCTCTAACCTCCTGGGCACGCCGGCGGATCCGCTTGCCGCCTATGCCGGCGATCACGGCGCCGAAGTCTTCAGGGCCTGCGTCGCCTGCCACACGTTGTCGGAGACGGAGGTCCAGCGCGCCGGCCCGACGCTTGCCCGACTTTACGGTCGGAAGATCGCCTCGCTGCCGGGCTATCGCTTCTCCGAAGCGCTCAAGGCGATGGACATCGTCTGGACGCCGGAGACCGTCTCCAAGCTGTTCGAGATCGGGCCGAACGCCTATACGCCCGGCACGAAGATGCCGGAACAACACATCGGCTCGGCCGAGGATCGCCGGGCGCTCACGGATTTTCTCGGCCGCGCGGCATCGAAGTAG
- a CDS encoding DUF6505 family protein: MRLLRTIALDPSDTFVFDVASVSGEWAVSGAFRFCDLDPARLSGKARAAFRGGFLGVQSWGWSTLVQIVPATEDDCRTLIELLAGQLMDRFGAPDLATARMAAEDEVAFAQALCTHPVSSLIAVHRSVSDGEVRESFRRLRLREGQGHGKAFSFMEVEDDVELDHDLHPADMGQEPRNR, translated from the coding sequence GTGAGACTCTTGCGCACCATCGCGCTCGATCCTTCCGACACCTTCGTGTTCGACGTGGCGTCCGTATCAGGCGAATGGGCCGTATCCGGCGCCTTCCGCTTCTGCGATCTGGATCCGGCGAGGCTGAGCGGCAAGGCACGCGCGGCGTTCCGCGGCGGGTTCCTTGGAGTGCAATCCTGGGGCTGGTCGACGCTGGTGCAGATTGTGCCGGCAACGGAGGACGATTGCCGGACGCTGATCGAGCTCCTCGCCGGGCAACTCATGGATCGTTTCGGTGCGCCGGATCTGGCAACCGCGCGGATGGCTGCGGAAGATGAGGTTGCCTTTGCGCAGGCCCTTTGCACGCATCCTGTCAGTTCGCTCATAGCCGTCCACCGCTCGGTGAGCGACGGCGAGGTCCGCGAGTCCTTCCGCAGGCTGCGACTGCGGGAAGGGCAGGGCCATGGCAAGGCATTCTCATTCATGGAGGTGGAGGACGACGTCGAGCTCGACCATGATCTTCACCCTGCCGATATGGGCCAGGAGCCGCGGAATCGATGA
- a CDS encoding biotin/lipoate--protein ligase family protein has product MPSRPTSHVSLAEPIHLPPPFALVRLREAGDAFAHACRTAPENGAGTLVYVGRFDLAEFAVVLEPGEPLRTARRAFYAGMVALTDALRAYAPPNKTVAIDWPDAVNIDGGLVGGGRMGWPSTAREDEPPAWLVFGAMIRTVAMADQGPGVHPLASALDEEGFGEAGAVQVTESFARHLMRVFDGWQVDGFDSVARDYLSRMARERKMVLRIDDCGDLLTRRLNTDRTERSELVKALATPSWLDPKLGGPRL; this is encoded by the coding sequence GTGCCGTCGCGCCCTACCAGCCATGTTTCCCTGGCGGAACCGATCCATCTGCCGCCGCCGTTCGCGCTCGTCCGGTTGCGCGAGGCCGGGGACGCCTTTGCCCACGCTTGCCGCACTGCACCCGAAAACGGCGCTGGCACGCTGGTCTATGTCGGGCGGTTCGATCTTGCCGAGTTCGCCGTGGTGCTCGAGCCGGGCGAACCCTTGAGGACCGCGCGACGCGCCTTCTACGCCGGCATGGTCGCGCTCACCGACGCGCTCCGCGCCTATGCACCGCCGAACAAGACGGTGGCGATCGACTGGCCCGACGCGGTCAACATCGACGGCGGGCTGGTCGGCGGTGGGCGGATGGGGTGGCCGTCGACGGCGCGCGAGGACGAGCCGCCCGCCTGGCTGGTGTTTGGCGCCATGATCCGGACGGTCGCAATGGCCGACCAGGGGCCCGGCGTTCATCCGCTCGCATCCGCGCTCGACGAGGAGGGGTTTGGCGAAGCCGGAGCGGTGCAGGTGACCGAGAGCTTCGCGCGGCATCTGATGAGGGTCTTCGATGGTTGGCAGGTCGATGGCTTCGACAGCGTTGCGCGGGACTATCTCAGTCGCATGGCCCGCGAGCGGAAAATGGTATTGCGGATCGATGATTGCGGCGATCTCCTCACACGCCGTCTCAACACTGACCGGACTGAGAGGAGCGAACTCGTCAAAGCGCTAGCCACGCCGTCTTGGCTCGATCCGAAGCTCGGAGGGCCAAGGCTGTGA